Proteins from a genomic interval of Helicoverpa armigera isolate CAAS_96S chromosome 9, ASM3070526v1, whole genome shotgun sequence:
- the LOC110379488 gene encoding ester hydrolase C11orf54 homolog isoform X1: MFDLATVIKWKLSNNDKAQRQIARNLSERRQSTSARNPHHTRSREVTAQQQKQSNLHATHYRTYCYSLPTEVIMRYISIILACSLVVAAKAATLNAPSNSMASVDYKKVPIKEKPLFQPPLQEIVDVLSAGLTSTFETVSVSAEDSPDLTQSPYNLTSPGLTGNARLVEIGGPPYLLPLVQRDKLYDLAALAQHLHRDPALLAGAGAGPWPHLGVNCEGIINLSIRNGTVDQGTRIVSVEPVGAAKGSSGYLQRQLPNTETRTALLGNYLLSEGKPGKVIKVVAKKRIGPSNFITAIRETLKNHYGDKVVGLGGMFLLRAGKVKFHVMPDFSSTALCTDEDVDSWLHFFEMSAPITHVGTLVTGDHGLDLRVQHFHGFSAHGDGGHYHYDTTPEEVQYEGYFALASHIIRVDAPEQTHAVGRD; this comes from the exons ATGTTTGACCTTGCTACCGTAATTAAGTGGAAGCTCTCAAACAATGATAAAgcgcagcggcagatagcgcgcAATCTCAGCGAGCGCCGCCAGTCGACGTCTGCGCGTAACCCGCACCACACGAGGTCACGCGAGGTCACCGCGCAACAACAGAAGCAGTCCAACCTCCACGCTACACATTACCGTACGTATTGCTACAGTTTACCCACAGAGGTTATAATGCGTTACATTAGCATAATACTAGCGTGCTCACTTGTAGTGGCGGCGAAAGCGGCGACCTTGAACGCGCCGAG CAACAGCATGGCATCCGTGGACTACAAAAAGGTTCCGATTAAGGAAAAACCGTTATTCCAGCCACCTCTGCAGGAAATAGTAGACG TGTTGTCTGCGGGCCTGACCAGCACCTTTGAGACAGTGAGCGTGTCGGCGGAGGACTCCCCGGACCTGACGCAGTCGCCGTACAACCTCACATCACCAG GTCTGACAGGGAATGCCAGGCTAGTGGAGATCGGCGGTCCTCCGTACCTGCTGCCGCTGGTGCAGCGTGACAAGCTGTACGACCTGGCGGCGCTGGCGCAGCACCTGCACCGGGACCCCGCGCTGCTGGCGGGCGCCGGCGCCGGGCCCTGGCCGCACCTCGGCGTTAACTGCGAG GGTATAATAAACCTGAGCATCCGCAACGGCACAGTGGATCAGGGCACGCGGATAGTGTCGGTGGAGCCGGTGGGCGCGGCGAAGGGCAGCAGCGGCTACCTGCAGCGACAGCTGCCCAACACCGAGACGCGCACCGCGCTGCTCGGCAACTACCTGCTCAGCGAGGGGAAACCTGGCAAG gTGATAAAAGTAGTTGCTAAGAAACGGATCGgtccatcaaatttcatcactgccATCAGAGAGACGCTCAAAAACCATTATGGCGACAAAGTTGTTG GTCTGGGCGGCATGTTCCTGCTGCGCGCTGGCAAGGTGAAGTTCCACGTGATGCCGGACTTCTCCAGCACAGCGTTGTGCACGGACGAAGACGTGGACTCCTGGCTGCACTTCTTCGAGATGAGCGCGCCCATCACACATGTCGGCACCCTCGTCACCGGAGACCAT GGGCTGGACCTGCGCGTGCAGCACTTCCACGGGTTCAGCGCGCACGGCGACGGCGGGCACTACCACTACGACACGACGCCGGAGGAGGTGCAGTACGAGGGGTACTTCGCGCTCGCCTCGCACATCATCCGCGTGGACGCGCCCGAGCAGACACACGCCGTCGGACGAGACTAG
- the LOC110379488 gene encoding ester hydrolase C11orf54 homolog isoform X2, whose translation MASVDYKKVPIKEKPLFQPPLQEIVDVLSAGLTSTFETVSVSAEDSPDLTQSPYNLTSPGLTGNARLVEIGGPPYLLPLVQRDKLYDLAALAQHLHRDPALLAGAGAGPWPHLGVNCEGIINLSIRNGTVDQGTRIVSVEPVGAAKGSSGYLQRQLPNTETRTALLGNYLLSEGKPGKVIKVVAKKRIGPSNFITAIRETLKNHYGDKVVGLGGMFLLRAGKVKFHVMPDFSSTALCTDEDVDSWLHFFEMSAPITHVGTLVTGDHGLDLRVQHFHGFSAHGDGGHYHYDTTPEEVQYEGYFALASHIIRVDAPEQTHAVGRD comes from the exons ATGGCATCCGTGGACTACAAAAAGGTTCCGATTAAGGAAAAACCGTTATTCCAGCCACCTCTGCAGGAAATAGTAGACG TGTTGTCTGCGGGCCTGACCAGCACCTTTGAGACAGTGAGCGTGTCGGCGGAGGACTCCCCGGACCTGACGCAGTCGCCGTACAACCTCACATCACCAG GTCTGACAGGGAATGCCAGGCTAGTGGAGATCGGCGGTCCTCCGTACCTGCTGCCGCTGGTGCAGCGTGACAAGCTGTACGACCTGGCGGCGCTGGCGCAGCACCTGCACCGGGACCCCGCGCTGCTGGCGGGCGCCGGCGCCGGGCCCTGGCCGCACCTCGGCGTTAACTGCGAG GGTATAATAAACCTGAGCATCCGCAACGGCACAGTGGATCAGGGCACGCGGATAGTGTCGGTGGAGCCGGTGGGCGCGGCGAAGGGCAGCAGCGGCTACCTGCAGCGACAGCTGCCCAACACCGAGACGCGCACCGCGCTGCTCGGCAACTACCTGCTCAGCGAGGGGAAACCTGGCAAG gTGATAAAAGTAGTTGCTAAGAAACGGATCGgtccatcaaatttcatcactgccATCAGAGAGACGCTCAAAAACCATTATGGCGACAAAGTTGTTG GTCTGGGCGGCATGTTCCTGCTGCGCGCTGGCAAGGTGAAGTTCCACGTGATGCCGGACTTCTCCAGCACAGCGTTGTGCACGGACGAAGACGTGGACTCCTGGCTGCACTTCTTCGAGATGAGCGCGCCCATCACACATGTCGGCACCCTCGTCACCGGAGACCAT GGGCTGGACCTGCGCGTGCAGCACTTCCACGGGTTCAGCGCGCACGGCGACGGCGGGCACTACCACTACGACACGACGCCGGAGGAGGTGCAGTACGAGGGGTACTTCGCGCTCGCCTCGCACATCATCCGCGTGGACGCGCCCGAGCAGACACACGCCGTCGGACGAGACTAG